The Equus asinus isolate D_3611 breed Donkey chromosome 22, EquAss-T2T_v2, whole genome shotgun sequence genome has a segment encoding these proteins:
- the COX14 gene encoding cytochrome c oxidase assembly protein COX14 isoform X2, whose translation MKNDYKPQDSTGLSHRKGDGPGSRKFNGGHQPERRPARAPALVGGVVLNRAPGVLSCVGSLLLEGDDMPTAKQLADIGYKTFSTSMMLLTVYGGYLCSVRAYHYFQRRSSRRQAAEEQKTSGAL comes from the exons ATGAAGAATGACTACAAGCCCCAGGATTCAACGGGGCTCTCCCACAGGAAGGGAGACGGGCCCGGAAGCCGGAAGTTCAATGGCGGCCACCAGCCGGAGCGGCGGCCCGCGCGGGCTCCCGCCCTAGTGGGAGGGGTCGTGCTGAATCGGGCGCCGGGTGTCCTCTCTTGCGTCGGGAGCCTACTGCTAGAGG GGGACGACATGCCAACTGCCAAGCAACTCGCTGACATTGGCTACAAGACCTTCTCCACCTCCATGATGCTGCTCACTGTGTACGGGGGCTACCTCTGCAGTGTCCGCGCCTACCACTATTTCCAGCGGCGCAGCTCCCGGCGCCAGGCTGCGGAAGAACAGAAGACCTCAGGAGCCCTGTAG
- the COX14 gene encoding cytochrome c oxidase assembly protein COX14 isoform X1, with amino-acid sequence MKNDYKPQDSTGLSHRKGDGPGSRKFNGGHQPERRPARAPALVGGVVLNRAPGVLSCVGSLLLEGERGGWEGARAAFAPIAPQRSGLCLGRHPRVSGPGRCARLRSEVTQTAAARRCPRRPRWDRREPQHPGDDMPTAKQLADIGYKTFSTSMMLLTVYGGYLCSVRAYHYFQRRSSRRQAAEEQKTSGAL; translated from the exons ATGAAGAATGACTACAAGCCCCAGGATTCAACGGGGCTCTCCCACAGGAAGGGAGACGGGCCCGGAAGCCGGAAGTTCAATGGCGGCCACCAGCCGGAGCGGCGGCCCGCGCGGGCTCCCGCCCTAGTGGGAGGGGTCGTGCTGAATCGGGCGCCGGGTGTCCTCTCTTGCGTCGGGAGCCTACTGCTAGAGGGTGAGCGAGGCGGGTGGGAGGGAGCACGGGCGGCTTTCGCACCAATAGCACCTCAGCGTTCGGGGTTGTGCCTGGGCCGCCACCCTCGCGTCTCTGGCCCCGGGCGCTGCGCCCGGCTGCGCTCGGAAGTTACGCAGACTGCGGCGGCGAGGCGCTGCCCGCGGAGGCCTCGGTGGGACCGGAGGGAGCCGCAGCATCCAG GGGACGACATGCCAACTGCCAAGCAACTCGCTGACATTGGCTACAAGACCTTCTCCACCTCCATGATGCTGCTCACTGTGTACGGGGGCTACCTCTGCAGTGTCCGCGCCTACCACTATTTCCAGCGGCGCAGCTCCCGGCGCCAGGCTGCGGAAGAACAGAAGACCTCAGGAGCCCTGTAG